A genome region from Panicum virgatum strain AP13 chromosome 4K, P.virgatum_v5, whole genome shotgun sequence includes the following:
- the LOC120703587 gene encoding uncharacterized protein LOC120703587: MNTGQLMLQNAHQEVIRNLWAILQDKAHGKIGQDHHHQPNTSDTAQADDVSMHGSHNGHNMGSEHVFDKEVPSETRENELHSGGHPNQDRPLQFAQNGAREPDLPNHATLHHTHDETSPQTDNVHCDKDMEGEPSLVSSQVHVHTGLTSDHVLPPDVAEGDTTAALPITTQAGDVYMHDTHTGHNMGFEHEFDMPIQLETRANDLHSGDHTNQDNNHATPMQLEQHIALESGIPIPVAQHNSHDDSFPSF; encoded by the exons ATGAACACGGGGCAACTGATGTTACAGAATGCACACCAGGAAGTTATACGAAATCTGTGGGCAATTTTGCAGGACAAGGCGCATGGCAAGATTGGTcaagatcatcatcatcaacccAACACTTCTGATACAG CTCAAGCCGATGATGTCAGCATGCATGGTAGCCATAATGGTCATAACATGGGATCTGAACATGTATTTGACAAAGAGGTTCCATCTGAAACAAGGGAGAATGAGTTGCATTCTG GTGGCCACCCTAATCAGGATAGGCCTTTGCAATTCGCACAAAACGGGGCACGAGAACCAGATCTGCCAAACCATGCAACTCTGCACCATACCCATGATGAAACTTCCCCTCAGACTGAT AATGTACATTGTGATAAGGACATGGAAGGTGAACCTTCACTAGTTTCCTCTCAG GTGCATGTTCACACAGGTCTGACTAGTGATCATGTACTACCTCCTGACGTGGCTGAAGGAGACACaacagcagccttgccaattaCTA CTCAAGCCGGTGATGTTTATATGCATGATACTCACACTGGGCACAATATGGGATTTGAACATGAGTTTGACATGCCAATTCAATTAGAAACAAGGGCAAATGATTTGCATTCTG GTGACCACACCAACCAAGACAACAACCACGCCACACCTATGCAGTTGGAACAACACATAGCCCTAGAATCAGGGATCCCAATCCCTGTAGCGCAGCACAATAGTCATGACGATAGTTTCCCATCGTTTTGA
- the LOC120702060 gene encoding uncharacterized mitochondrial protein AtMg00810-like, which translates to MDVKNAFLHGELDKDIYIEQPRGFKSKIHPDYVFKLKKELYGLKQAPRAWYGKIGEFLVQSGFKVAPSDSSLFVKAKEGRLAIVLVYVDDLIITGDYSEEIQRTRENLSVRFQMKELGELKHFLGLEVERTKEGLFLGQQKYAKDLLQRYGMLDCKPISTPMDPNVRLQEDEGNDLEDMTMYRQLVGSLIYLTLTRPDISYPVGVVTRYMSKPKKPDLDAVKRILRYVKGTINFGIMYKKTIDYQVMGYCDADYAGDSCTRRSTTGYFFSLGSGAISWCNKRQPTVALSSTEAEYRSAAMAAQESTWLKQLMEDLHQSAEYQVRIFCDNLSSIRLVENPVFHARTKHIEVHYHYIREKVIEGKIEMVPTKIEEQIADILTKGLHKEKFEKFQEALGMDCKTTLDRSLP; encoded by the coding sequence atggatgtcaagaatgcaTTCCTACATGGTGAGCTTGATAAGGATATCTATATAGAGCAACCTAGAGGCTTCAAGAGCAAGATCCACCCCGACTATGTATTCAAACTAAAGAAGGAACTTTATGGCttaaagcaagctccacgagcatGGTACGGGAAGATCGGTGAGTTTCTCGTACAGAGTGGTTTCAAAGTCGCTCCATCAGACTCTAGCTTATTTGTGAAGGCGAAGGAAGGAAGACTAGCAATAGTACTAGTCTATGTTGATGATTTGATTATCACGGGTGATTACTCCGAGGAAATACAAAGGACAAGAGAAAATCTCTCAGTCCGCTTTCAAATGAAGGAGCTTGGAGAGTTGAAACATTTCCTCGGACTTGAGGTGGAGCGCACAAAGGAAGGGCTATTTCTAGGACAACAGAAATATGCCAAGGATCTCTTACAAAGGTATGGAATGCTTGACTGCAAGCCTATATCTACTCCTATGGATCCCAATGTGAGGCTGCAGGAAGATGAAGGAAATGACTTGGAGGACATGACTATGTATCGACAGCTGGTCGGGAGTCTAATCTACCTTACGCTAACCCGGCCAGATATTTCCTATCCAGTTGGAGTAGTTACTCGATACATGAGCAAACCAAAGAAGCCTGATCTTGATGCAGTCAAGCGTATCCTCAGGTATGTCAAGGGCACCATCAACTTTGGTATTATGTATAAGAAGACAATAGACTACCAGGTTATGGGATATTGCGATGCCGACTATGCTGGGGATAGTTGCACACGGCGATCAACTACAGGATACTTCTTTAGTCTTGGATCTGGAGCTATATCATGGTGCAATAAGAGACAACCAACTGTGGCATTGTCTAGTACTGAAGCAGAGTATCGATCGGCAGCAATGGCAGCACAAGAAAGCACCTGGCTCAAGCAGTTAATGGAGGATCTTCACCAGTCGGCAGAATACCAAGTAAGGATTTTCTGTGATAATCTATCTTCTATTCGATTGGTGGAAAATCCGGTATTCCATGCAAGGACCAAGCACATAGAAGTTCATTATCACTACATAAGAGAAAAGGTAATTGAAGGGAAAATTGAGATGGTGCCTACTAAGATAGAAGAACAGATTGCGGATATCCTCACTAAGGGCCTTCACAAAGAAAAGTTCGAGAAATTTCAAGAAGCACTCGGCATGGACTGCAAGACTACTTTGGATAGAAGTTTGCCTTGA
- the LOC120702059 gene encoding uncharacterized protein LOC120702059 encodes MKYLPIEVCKIVPRQLYQKKLEASQVASDLSDWKLPIFIECSDKVEDDLHLRYGEAQNEGGGRHSAFDDVQKSLPIVSNKPPVIFGADVTHLKPVDDSAPSIASVGGSEDWHEVSKYSGILPQIYRKTLTDGLENIFKEKCNQEMNRLNLTTGFEGNEFGQSNSVFETDCEPIRNTVRMKLDGNKENDWTSYCQTMAQVKAWFMSNGTAVDVSELVGEEKYIHVVPDNGTFHLTLTHRGESVDLIIDAREAWFKGEASPDLICEFNSCDRYISHEFGQMLKDCDGSYSSVAPDHRIELIPVGNQALLEAFRILKAGPGADIKGELVSSFEEACGVIIVHFLEPLKYHEIFDFVCEALRDDKPSYLPKYLVKALKIWGKLGETAGKYFFRSLTGSQVDKFDISWRGAETLKSFEDVVNNVFIMPQVFLDHVFFKKVQFKDTTFRLVDPGLGDPDSFPMVNLYRRIVNKSNLNKRERQFLLDHEFYFGNRTGGPPVQACSGCP; translated from the exons GACTTATCTGATTGGAAGCTTCCAATATTCATTGAATGCTCAGATAAAGTGGAAGATGACCTTCATTTGCGGTATGGAGAAGCTCAGAATGAG GGCGGAGGGAGGCACTCGGCCTTTGATGATGTACAAAAGAGTTTGCCGATTGTTTCGAACAAGCCACCAGTTATATTTGGTGCTGATGTTACCCATCTTAAACCTGTAGATGATTCTGCCCCCTCCATTGCATCT GTCGGTGGCTCCGAAGATTGGCATGAGGTGTCCAAGTATAGTGGTATCCTTCCACAAATTTACCGTAAAACACTCACTGATGGCCTAGAAAATATTTTCAA AGAAAAATGCAATCAAGAGATGAACAGGCTCAACCTTACCACTGGCTTTGAAGGAAATGAGTTTGGACAATCCAACTCTGTGTTTGAAACTGACTGTGAGCCCATCAGA AATACAGTAAGGATGAAACTTGATGGGAACAAAGAGAATGACTGGACAAGCTATTGCCAAACGATGGCTCAAGTTAAAGCTTGGTTCATGTCCAATGGTACTGCTGTGGATGTAAGTGAACTGGTGGGCGAAGAAAAGTACATCCATGTGGTGCCGGATAATGGAACGTTTCATCTTACGCTGACACACAGGGGAGAGTCCGTTGACTTAATCATAGATGCCCGTGAAGCATGGTTTAAGGGCGAAGCAAGCCCAGATCTGATATGCGAATTTAATAGTTGTGACAGATATATCTCCCATGAATTCGGCCAAATGCTGAAAGATTGCGATGGTTCTTACTCATCAGTGGCACCAGACCATCGCATTGAGTTAATTCCAGTTGGAAATCAAGCTCTGCTAGAGGCTTTTAGGATATTGAAGGCAGGACCAGGAGCAGATATCAAAGGAGAGCTGGTATCATCATTCGAGGAAGCCTGTGGCGTAATCATAGTTCACTTTCTTGAGCCTTTAAAATACCATGAGATATTTGACTTTGTTTGCGAGGCTTTGAGAGATGATAAACCAAGTTATTTGCCAAAGTACCTGGTCAAAGCCCTAAAAATATGGGGCAAACTGGGTGAGACTGCTGGTAAGTATTTCTTTCGGTCACTCACTGGATCCCAAGTTGATAAGTTCGATATATCATGGAGGGGGGCTGAAACACTTAAATCATTTGAGGATGTGGTAAATAATGTATTCATTATGCCGCAAGTTTTCCTTGATCATGTGTTCTTTAAGAAAGTACAGTTCAAGGATACCACTTTCAGACTAGTGGATCCTGGCCTAGGTGATCCTGATTCATTCCCAATGGTCAACTTATACAGAAGAATTGTGAACAAATCAAATCTGAACAAGAGGGAGAGGCAGTTCCTCCTGGATCACGAGTTCTATTTCGGAAATAGAACTGGAGGTCCCCCCGTGCAAGCTTGCAGCGGCTGTCCTTGA
- the LOC120702061 gene encoding uncharacterized protein LOC120702061 has protein sequence MIRKLKTKPSPICSQVPINVTIDQLVPPIADEGATGPDIAGIAGSHHNADAATSNYSVTIPTPGVVLDTDDPEPYQMEATDMATDDPLGPVLFHPCTQNEPIQRPSIVPRPQRLTKCPAMYVSPFKGDPQRAKVPMSKALAVMKKFHPSPESV, from the exons ATGATAAGGAAATTGAAGACGAAACCTTCACCTATCTGTTCTCAG GTTCCCATAAATGTAACCATTGATCAACTCGTGCCTCCTATTGCAGATGAAGGAGCTACTGGCCCAGACATTGCTGGTA TTGCAGGAAGCCATCATAATGCTGATGCTGCAACCTCAAACTACAGTGTGACTATACCAACACCAGGTGTTGTTTTGGACACCGACGATCCAGAACCATATCAG ATGGAAGCAACTGATATGGCAACTGACGACCCCCTAGGCCCTGTTCTTTTCCATCCTTGCACTCAAAACGAGCCCATCCAGCGTCCATCAATTGTTCCTAGACCACAACGCCTTACCAAATGCCCAGCCATGTACGTGTCACCTTTTAAAGGTGATCCACAACGAGCAAAAGTTCCTATGTCAAAAGCACTCGCTgtaatgaagaagttccatcCCTCGCCTGAAAGTGTTTAA